Proteins from a genomic interval of Chroococcidiopsis thermalis PCC 7203:
- a CDS encoding precorrin-2 C(20)-methyltransferase — protein MANGILYGVSVGPGDPELITLKGLRSLQQAPVVAFPRGIQDKPGIAQQIIAPWLRSDQQQLPLDFPYVQDIEVLTKAWQLAAKQVWEYLQKGQDVAFACEGDISFYSTFTYLAQTLQQMYPAAVINYVPGVCSPMAAASALGLPLTVRQERLVVLPAIYNVNELESILDWAEVVVLMKVSSVYEQVWQVLQRKSLLQHSWIVERATLPNMVIYKDLSDRPHLQLPYFSLLVVQVSRQ, from the coding sequence ATGGCGAATGGTATTCTCTACGGTGTTAGTGTTGGTCCAGGCGATCCAGAACTGATAACGCTCAAAGGGTTGCGATCGCTGCAACAAGCTCCCGTAGTTGCTTTTCCTAGAGGAATTCAAGACAAACCAGGCATTGCCCAACAAATAATTGCTCCGTGGCTGCGATCGGATCAACAGCAGCTACCCTTAGATTTTCCCTACGTGCAAGACATTGAAGTTTTAACAAAAGCATGGCAGCTAGCCGCCAAGCAAGTTTGGGAATATTTACAGAAAGGTCAAGATGTGGCTTTTGCCTGTGAAGGGGATATTAGTTTCTACAGTACGTTTACCTATTTAGCACAGACGCTGCAACAAATGTATCCCGCAGCCGTCATCAACTACGTTCCTGGTGTCTGCTCGCCTATGGCAGCAGCATCGGCGTTAGGGCTGCCCTTAACTGTCCGCCAAGAGCGTTTAGTCGTGCTACCAGCGATTTATAACGTCAACGAACTAGAATCTATTTTAGACTGGGCAGAAGTCGTAGTATTGATGAAAGTAAGTTCTGTATACGAACAAGTATGGCAAGTCTTGCAGCGCAAATCCCTACTGCAACACAGTTGGATAGTAGAACGAGCTACATTACCAAATATGGTGATATATAAAGATTTAAGCGATCGCCCGCACCTACAATTACCCTACTTTTCGTTACTCGTCGTCCAAGTCAGTCGTCAGTGA
- a CDS encoding OmpA family protein: MRLFLFSCSIATALAIAACSNGQQATSSKDLEFKPAEFQQSELQQQNLSVETKQTEVKPNEVKPIQVKPIQVKPIKVKPLKFKQIQFRSVELKPIKLKEITFKGVEVRENRDLTAIILPADVLFDFDKDNIRPDAEVALRQVETVLTQRYANNSVRIDGHTDAIADNSYNQNLSERRANSVKRWLMQQSGIESARMTTRGYGETVPVAANTKADGSDNPEGRQKNRRVEIVIQK, from the coding sequence ATGCGACTTTTTCTGTTTTCATGTAGCATAGCAACTGCTTTGGCGATCGCTGCTTGTAGCAACGGACAACAAGCAACTTCATCTAAAGACCTAGAGTTTAAACCCGCAGAATTTCAACAATCGGAACTCCAACAGCAAAATCTTAGCGTGGAAACTAAGCAGACAGAGGTTAAACCAAATGAGGTTAAGCCTATTCAGGTCAAACCTATTCAGGTCAAGCCAATTAAAGTTAAACCACTCAAATTTAAACAGATTCAATTTAGATCGGTAGAATTGAAGCCGATAAAGCTGAAAGAAATTACGTTTAAAGGAGTGGAAGTTAGAGAAAACAGAGATTTAACAGCGATTATTCTGCCAGCAGATGTGCTATTTGACTTCGATAAAGATAATATTCGTCCCGACGCAGAAGTTGCTCTACGCCAAGTCGAAACAGTATTAACGCAGCGTTATGCTAACAATTCAGTCAGGATTGACGGACATACAGATGCGATCGCGGATAATTCATATAATCAAAATCTTTCCGAACGCCGTGCTAATTCAGTTAAACGTTGGTTGATGCAGCAGAGTGGGATCGAGTCAGCACGAATGACAACACGAGGATATGGTGAAACTGTCCCTGTTGCTGCTAATACTAAGGCAGACGGTTCGGATAACCCTGAAGGACGACAGAAGAATCGACGAGTTGAGATTGTCATTCAAAAATAG
- a CDS encoding cytochrome b N-terminal domain-containing protein, giving the protein MKSLSYEFVLKRTATILSVALLTLCAIAAVTGILLSFYYEPVAGGANQALQWIDTEIPNGQIIHGLHDYAGTLLIGVALIQMVVMFLGRQFRRSWLTGWISNILLILNAIALAWTAMILDWSQVGYWRFRIELSTIEAIPFIGSTLRDVITGGGAVNTTTVEHLYTIHSYIISGSAIMLAIVHLLGVLWQEKQQTPIASVTSAQSKTNAPREFIKNS; this is encoded by the coding sequence ATGAAGAGTCTTTCCTATGAATTCGTTTTGAAACGAACGGCGACAATACTATCTGTAGCATTGTTAACATTGTGCGCGATCGCCGCTGTGACTGGCATTTTATTATCTTTTTATTACGAACCAGTGGCAGGTGGTGCGAATCAGGCTTTGCAATGGATCGATACGGAGATTCCTAACGGTCAAATCATTCATGGCTTACACGATTATGCCGGAACCTTACTAATTGGTGTAGCACTGATTCAAATGGTCGTGATGTTCTTGGGTAGGCAGTTTCGCCGTAGTTGGTTAACTGGTTGGATTAGCAATATTTTACTGATCCTCAACGCGATCGCTTTAGCTTGGACGGCAATGATTCTCGATTGGAGTCAAGTCGGTTACTGGCGCTTTCGGATCGAATTAAGTACCATCGAAGCCATTCCTTTTATTGGTTCTACCCTGCGAGATGTCATCACGGGTGGTGGTGCAGTGAATACAACCACAGTCGAACACCTCTACACCATCCACAGCTACATTATTTCCGGTAGCGCCATAATGTTAGCGATCGTTCACTTATTGGGCGTATTATGGCAAGAAAAACAGCAAACACCTATTGCATCTGTCACATCCGCACAGTCAAAAACGAACGCGCCACGGGAATTCATCAAAAATTCTTAA
- a CDS encoding M16 family metallopeptidase encodes MTSTLLKTPPISTPKLHRLANGLTIVAQQMPVEAVNLSLWVNVGSAVESNAINGVAHFLEHMVFKGTPQLTMGEFERRIEARGAIANAATSQDYTQFYITTAPSDFAALAPLQIDIVLNSLIPDDAFELERLVVLEEIRRSDDNPRRRTFQRAMEMAFDRLPYRRSVLGTVDAIAQLQPQQMRDFHATWYQPQSITASVVGNLPETELIEIVANSFAKHTPDSQHPSRGAQQCAPTDSRLHPEPPFTQIVRHEFVDPSLQQARLVMLWRVPGLVQLEQTYALDVLAAILSHGRTSRLVRELREEKGWVSNISVSNLTQHLQGLFYVSAQMPVENLEMVEAAIASQIEKIQSAPVQESEIARVGTQVANRFIFANETPSERAGLYGYYQSLTGNLASALEYPNKIQALTTADLQAAAVQYLSPSAYGIVTTKPE; translated from the coding sequence ATGACCTCAACTCTGCTCAAAACTCCTCCAATATCTACCCCCAAACTGCACCGACTTGCTAACGGGTTAACGATTGTAGCTCAGCAAATGCCTGTAGAAGCGGTTAATCTCAGTTTATGGGTTAACGTCGGTTCGGCAGTTGAATCAAATGCTATCAACGGCGTAGCTCATTTTTTGGAGCATATGGTGTTTAAAGGCACTCCACAACTGACAATGGGTGAATTCGAGCGTCGCATTGAGGCGCGGGGTGCGATCGCTAATGCAGCAACCAGTCAAGATTACACGCAATTCTACATTACGACTGCTCCGTCAGATTTTGCAGCTTTAGCACCACTGCAAATCGATATCGTTCTCAACAGTTTAATTCCCGATGATGCGTTTGAGTTAGAACGCTTAGTCGTGTTAGAAGAAATTCGTCGCTCTGACGATAATCCTCGTCGCCGGACTTTTCAACGGGCGATGGAAATGGCTTTTGACCGCTTACCCTATCGGCGCTCAGTTTTGGGTACGGTGGATGCGATCGCGCAATTACAACCGCAGCAAATGCGCGACTTTCACGCTACCTGGTATCAACCTCAGTCCATCACAGCATCGGTTGTTGGTAACTTACCCGAAACAGAATTAATCGAAATCGTCGCCAATAGTTTTGCTAAACATACTCCCGACTCCCAACATCCTAGTAGGGGCGCACAGCAGTGCGCCCCTACCGACTCCCGACTCCACCCCGAACCCCCCTTCACTCAGATCGTCCGCCACGAATTCGTCGATCCCAGCTTGCAACAAGCAAGACTCGTCATGCTGTGGCGGGTTCCAGGGTTAGTACAGCTAGAGCAAACTTACGCCCTAGATGTTTTAGCAGCAATTTTGAGTCACGGGCGCACGTCGAGATTGGTGAGAGAACTGCGGGAAGAAAAGGGCTGGGTTTCCAATATTTCTGTGAGTAACTTGACACAGCACCTACAAGGGCTATTTTACGTTTCTGCCCAGATGCCAGTAGAAAACCTAGAGATGGTCGAAGCAGCGATCGCATCCCAGATCGAGAAGATACAGTCTGCTCCCGTACAGGAATCAGAAATCGCCCGAGTCGGCACTCAAGTTGCCAATCGCTTTATTTTTGCTAACGAAACCCCCAGCGAACGCGCTGGTTTGTATGGCTACTATCAATCTTTAACCGGAAACTTAGCATCCGCCTTAGAGTATCCAAATAAAATTCAAGCTCTCACTACTGCCGACTTACAAGCTGCTGCCGTGCAATATCTTTCTCCCTCGGCTTACGGTATCGTTACCACTAAACCCGAATAA
- a CDS encoding esterase/lipase family protein — translation MLPTVILPGFLEAAIAYRPLEKFLQQSGFPTVTVPLQRQDWFPTLGGRPMTPILLQLHRTVEQVLRQYNTAKVNLIGHSAGGWISRIYLGEKAYLARNAAIAAIPPWEAYRFVATLVTLGTPHISQERWTRWNLDFVNNNYPGAFYSSRVRYVCVAGKSIFGQRRRGSWLAYSSYRLTCGQGNCWGDGITPIAAAHLEGAENLILEGVKHSPKAPGIWYGSPQVVPSWVSYLE, via the coding sequence ATGCTTCCCACCGTCATTTTACCTGGATTTTTAGAAGCTGCGATCGCCTACCGTCCGTTGGAAAAATTTTTACAACAGTCAGGCTTTCCTACCGTTACGGTTCCCTTACAACGACAAGATTGGTTCCCCACGTTGGGAGGTAGACCAATGACTCCAATTTTGCTGCAACTGCATCGCACGGTCGAGCAAGTTTTACGGCAATACAACACAGCTAAAGTGAATTTGATCGGTCATTCTGCTGGCGGCTGGATCTCGCGAATTTATTTAGGTGAAAAAGCTTACCTGGCTCGTAATGCGGCGATCGCCGCAATTCCCCCTTGGGAAGCTTACCGCTTTGTTGCCACGTTAGTCACGCTGGGAACTCCCCACATTAGCCAAGAACGCTGGACGCGCTGGAATCTCGATTTTGTCAACAATAACTATCCTGGTGCTTTTTACAGTTCCCGAGTGCGCTACGTTTGCGTTGCTGGTAAGAGCATCTTCGGACAGCGACGGCGAGGAAGTTGGCTGGCATACAGCAGCTATCGCTTGACCTGCGGACAAGGAAATTGTTGGGGTGATGGCATTACCCCAATCGCAGCAGCTCATTTAGAGGGAGCAGAAAATTTAATTTTAGAGGGAGTCAAGCACTCTCCCAAAGCCCCTGGAATTTGGTACGGTTCGCCTCAAGTTGTACCGAGTTGGGTGTCGTATTTGGAGTAA
- a CDS encoding cation:proton antiporter — translation MEASFEITLQMVIAVIAGISAQVIAEYLKLPSIVFLLLFGILLGSDGMNVLHPQVLGAGLEVIVALSTAVILFEGGLNLELRELGKVSGSLRNLVTVGTLITLLGGSMAAHWLGEFPWAIAFLYASLVVVTGPTVISPLLRTIKVDRQVGTLLEGEAVLIDPVGAILAVVVLDTVLNGETDPWMAISGLTLRLGIGGSIGAAGGWCLAFMFKRAHFISDELKNLVVLAGLWGLFTLAQLSRSESGLMATVVAGVVLGSASLPEERLLRRFKGQLTILGVSVLFILLAADLSIASIFALGWGSLFTVLVLMFVVRPLNIGICTINSDLNWRQKLFLSWVAPRGIVAASVASLFSIFLTERGINGGDSIKALVFLTIIMTVACQGLTAGWVANWLQISSTQATGVVIVGCNPLSLLIARLFQERGEAVSMIDTDPVACQQAQAQNLKVFSSSALDTTVLEEAGLASMGTFLAMTNNGEVNYVLAQRAVEEFQPPRVLAVFPRNPQASTSINRNRIDRAFGSDIPIKTWNEYINSDRVKLGTTTLSEAGFALQQAHLQALIWAGELVPLLLEREDRLLVVPATEQWQPGDRLIYLLHDPRPNLLKRLSGATPAKRLALEKLPEVEEIPLPSQNVSTI, via the coding sequence ATGGAAGCATCTTTTGAAATTACCCTGCAAATGGTAATTGCTGTAATTGCAGGGATTAGCGCTCAAGTTATAGCAGAATACCTCAAACTCCCTAGCATTGTCTTTTTGTTGCTATTTGGAATTTTGTTGGGTTCTGATGGGATGAACGTGCTGCACCCTCAAGTTTTAGGTGCTGGGTTGGAAGTAATTGTGGCGCTTTCTACCGCCGTGATCCTATTTGAGGGAGGGTTGAACCTAGAACTGCGAGAACTGGGTAAAGTTTCTGGTAGTTTGAGAAATCTCGTTACTGTGGGAACCCTAATTACTCTGTTGGGTGGGAGTATGGCAGCGCATTGGCTGGGAGAGTTTCCCTGGGCGATCGCTTTCCTTTATGCTTCTTTGGTAGTGGTAACGGGTCCTACGGTAATTTCGCCACTATTACGCACGATTAAAGTAGACCGTCAGGTAGGAACTCTATTAGAAGGAGAAGCGGTATTAATCGACCCTGTAGGGGCAATTCTCGCCGTTGTGGTACTCGATACAGTTTTAAATGGCGAAACCGACCCTTGGATGGCAATTAGTGGCTTGACGCTGCGTCTAGGCATTGGTGGGAGCATTGGGGCTGCTGGTGGTTGGTGTCTTGCCTTCATGTTCAAACGCGCTCACTTTATTTCTGACGAACTAAAAAATCTCGTTGTCTTAGCAGGTTTATGGGGTTTATTTACCCTAGCCCAACTCAGTCGCAGCGAATCTGGACTAATGGCGACAGTAGTTGCAGGCGTGGTTTTGGGTTCTGCTTCCTTGCCAGAAGAACGATTATTACGACGATTTAAAGGTCAGCTAACGATTCTCGGCGTGTCAGTACTATTTATCTTGCTTGCCGCAGATTTATCCATTGCCAGTATCTTTGCTTTAGGCTGGGGCAGTTTATTCACCGTCCTCGTGTTAATGTTTGTCGTCCGTCCCCTAAATATTGGTATTTGCACCATCAACAGCGATTTAAATTGGCGACAAAAATTGTTTTTATCGTGGGTTGCACCTAGAGGAATTGTTGCCGCTTCTGTCGCTTCGTTATTTTCGATTTTCCTGACCGAACGCGGGATTAACGGTGGAGACTCGATCAAGGCATTAGTCTTTTTAACAATTATCATGACTGTCGCCTGTCAAGGTTTAACTGCTGGCTGGGTAGCAAATTGGTTGCAAATCAGCTCTACGCAAGCAACTGGGGTGGTGATTGTCGGCTGCAACCCTTTGAGTTTGTTAATTGCTCGTCTTTTCCAAGAACGGGGAGAAGCCGTGTCGATGATCGATACCGATCCCGTAGCGTGTCAGCAAGCCCAGGCACAGAACTTGAAGGTTTTTTCTAGCAGCGCTTTAGATACAACAGTGCTAGAAGAGGCAGGACTAGCTTCTATGGGAACGTTTTTGGCAATGACCAATAATGGAGAAGTTAATTACGTCTTGGCACAAAGGGCTGTAGAAGAATTTCAACCACCAAGAGTGCTGGCTGTTTTTCCCCGCAATCCACAAGCAAGTACCTCAATAAATCGCAATCGGATCGATCGAGCTTTTGGATCGGATATACCGATTAAAACTTGGAACGAGTATATTAACAGCGATCGCGTAAAATTAGGCACGACAACTCTCAGCGAAGCAGGCTTTGCTTTGCAACAAGCCCATCTGCAAGCTTTGATTTGGGCAGGAGAATTAGTCCCGTTACTACTAGAACGCGAAGATCGGTTACTTGTCGTTCCTGCAACAGAACAATGGCAACCAGGCGATCGCTTAATCTACTTATTACACGATCCCAGACCAAATCTATTGAAACGGCTATCGGGGGCGACACCAGCAAAACGCCTTGCTTTAGAAAAATTGCCCGAAGTCGAAGAAATTCCTCTTCCGAGCCAAAATGTCTCTACAATTTAA